A stretch of DNA from Pyxicephalus adspersus chromosome 5, UCB_Pads_2.0, whole genome shotgun sequence:
AGTAATGAGCATGGGGGTAGGGGTATTCCATAGTAATTAACACAGGTGGAAGAGGTAGTAATTTATAGTAATGACCATGGGCAAAGAGGTGGTAATCTATAGTAATGACCATAAGCGGAGAGGGGGTGATCCATAATAATTGCCATGGGGGAAGAAGGGTTATCTATAGTAATGACAATGGGGGAAGAGAGGGTAATCTATAGTAATGACCATGAGGGGAGAGGGGGTAATCCGTAGTAATGACTatgggggaagagggggaaatCCATAGTAATGACTAGCGGTGGAGAGGAGATAATCCATAGTTATGAGCATGGAGGGAAGGGGTATTCCATAGTAATGAACACGGGCGGAAGAGGGGGTATTTCATAGTAATGACCATGTGCAAAAAGGTGGTAATCTACAGTAATAACCATGGGCTAAGAGGGGGTAATCAATAGTAATGACCATGTGGGAAAAGGGGATAATACATAGTAATGACCATTGGGGGAGAGGGGGTAAACCATAGTAATGACGATGAGGGGAGAGGGGGTAATCCATAGTATTGACCATGAGGGGAAAGGGGGTAATCCATAGTAATGACCTGGGGggaaagggggtgatcaacagtaaTGACCATGGGGGAAGAGGGGATAATCCATGGTATTGACCATAAGGGAAGAGGGGTAATCCATTGTAATGACCATAGGGGAAGAGGGGGTAATCTATAGCAATGACCATGGGGGAAGAGGGCATAATTCATAGCAATGCCCATTGGCAAAGAGGGGGTAATCCATTGTAATGACTATGGCAGAGAGGGGGTAAACTATTGAAATGACCATGGGGGGGAATCCATAGTAATGACCATGGAGGGAGAGGAGGTAAACCATAGTAATGACCATGGGGGTAGAGGGGGTAAACCAtagtaatgaccatgggggggagggggtactGTCCTACTTATCTTCAGAGCTGCACTGTAAACACAAATCTCCTTTTAGAAGAATTCTGCTTGATTTTCATCTTTGACTTCCTTTTGTTTCTTACCCACGACAGCTCAGCCAAAAATATGGCCCCATATTCACCATCTGGATGCTGTCTGAGCCGATGGTAGTCCTTTGTGGTTATGAGACGGTGAGGGATGCCCTGGTGAACCATGCTGAGGAGTTCAGTGCTCGACCAATTATTCCAACATTGGATTTCCCTACCAATGGATACAGTAAGAACACAGCCATGACCATGGAGGGGGCAATCCATAGGAATGACAATGAGGGAAGAGGGGGTAATCCATAGCAATGACCATGGAGGGAGAGGGGTAATCTATAGTAATGACCATGAGGAAAAAGGGTGTAGCCAATAGTAATGGCCGCGGGGGAAGAGGGGGTAATCCATAGTAATGGTCGTGAGGGAAGAGGGGGTAATCCATAGCAATGACCATGGAGGGAGAGGGGTAATCCATAATAATTACCATGGAGGGAGAGGGGGTAATCCTTAGTAATGACAATGAGGGAAGAGGGTGTAGTCCATAGCAATGACCATGGGGGAAGAGGGGTAATCCATAGTAATGGCCCTGGGGGAAGAGGGGGTAATCCATAGTAATGGCCATGGAAGTAGTGGAGGTTTGACTCCATTTCAACGACCCTTGCTAAAGAGAAGATTTCCCCACCTATGGATATGGTAAGAACAGCCTTCTcctttgcatctcagtgctgctgatctcttaCAACCCCTCTGCAATGGCTTCCTCAAATTGTGGTTGCAGGGAATTTCTCTGCTTGTAGGGATTAGGTTCAACTTTCGATCCATCATACATTTAATCGGAACTTTAGCTGTTCTCTTTGCCCTTTTCACAAACTTAGAGGATTAAACAGACACTGCCCACTGTGCCCTGTAATAACAAGCTTGTAGCCTTTTGCCCGGTGCTGAGCTCATTGTTAAGACAACGCGCCGATTGGTGGAACCACGTCAAGCAGTTTGCAAGATAAGGTGGTTAATTTGTGACAAAGAATGTTAGCTGAACTGGAACAAATCAAACCTATGAAGATTCACCCATCACTAGTTGTCTCCATCAGAAACTGCTGTGCACAGGGTGGTGTCACCCCATACACGGGACTGTatggaccttcatggcaggatcaccagagatCATTTATTCAAAGCTGCAGATTTCCAAAGCTTGGAACACCTTAAAGACATTTTAGTGGCTGAGATTACATCTACTAGGGGGCAAAAGGGTTTGTTCACACTGGACAATGATCAGAGCTttactaatacatttattaatacattgtatGGAGTCCATAgttcatcatcatcaccatcatcataataatggtaataataatgtattcGGCCTCAGCATTATATAAAGTTTTACAagcaaaatagtaaaaacaaaactgaataacAAATATTGCACAACAAACTGCAATAAAGTGATATCTTCCAAGCTATAGAAATGtggaatgtaaaagaagaaaagatattTCTGCTGACTATATATTCCAGCCAAAACTGAAAAGccatgaaatgtattattatcataattaataatgttattattattaatagacatACTTTGCACACAAAAACCATTGCTGACCTGTTTAGGGATTCAGTTTCCTAATAAGGCCTCGCTGTAGTTCTCTAATAATCAGAAATCTGGAAGCTTGGGAACCCCGTTGTCTAATGGAAAAGAATACCCGCAATCAAATATAAGAACATGGTCAACATCTCAGAGCGGGAATGACATGGTGAACATTGGGAATGCCTGAACGGGGTGTGGCCAACAATTGTTGGGCATTGAGGCATGGTGAAATATGGCAACCTGTTTGCTCTTACAGAGATTGTATTCTTCAAGGCATTGAAAATCTTACTGAGCTGCATTTACAACACGATACATACAAACAGATTTGTATTTGACGGCTTTCCCAGGAGTACAGCTCATTGAATCAATTACCTTGATCACTAACCAACTGGTGTCTGAGATGGAAGGTTGGAGAAAATGATGTTTCATTACCTGAATCTCAGTTTGTACCCAAAGAAGGTTGCCAACATTGCAATATATCATATATGACTCACCTCAGTTATTCCTTAATCAGATACAATCCTATATACATATAGGGATACTATACATAGTAAGGTtatgtaatgcacctgggcacacaaaccacagccaactccaaatttccttttatcaagttttattattgtcataaaacaagacaaagtgcgataagcgtagtacaggagggtaaggcaaaggcaggtcaggaaaaatccaaggtcagggcaggaagagttcaggcaagagtcaggtttcagaccaggtcgctatggaaatgacaaacgggattaACATAGACCAACACaaggacacacccaagcacactgtgttcacagaggcatATAGCGGGTAATGGTGGTCAGGACaagttctccttaaatggccagagtgaccaatgacctggcgccacctggcgccatttgattggtgGGTAACTGAATCCcaaactatgtcccaccccgtggcaaggcagccgagtgccatgccttgggggggtacaagaggcactcgtggtagcatgcgcacctcttcccacagcacccctgggacgtgccctactttgcacaccCAAAGGAGTGCtaagaacaggactttctgtaatcacatccatagagatgcaagggatgccgcctggccgaacagtagtttggccaggacagatccctccgcctgcagagagagacacactGCAAGCCGTCAcgcagggacgccgcgggctcacAGGACAGGTAAGTTTCTTACAGGTTAtggatattttaatttattgatggatactatataacaaaaatgtactgTGGACCAGACTGTTTCATTTGCTATAACTTATAGAATTGGgagtatttatgtattttatatgtgacGCATATTGCACTGCCTTCACCTGTCTCCACCTCCCCTGAAAAAAACCTTTTTGGTAAAATGCGTTGGGAAACaatcttcctttttatttcattgaaaTGTCAGAAGAACTTTGGTTAGTacgtttttagatttttttttcccacctggGTTATGGACTGATTAATATAAATGAATGGCAGGAGAATTCTGTTTagcacattttattgtgtatttatgcaATTAGGTAAAGCAACTTGGCAAAAAATCTCTCCGTTCCCTTTCTCTATTCTATTTCTCTATTGTATGGATTTTATTCTTCCGACCTGCATTGTTGTAGGAATTCCCCCAACGGGCTGTGTTCAgaggtttacttttttttctttgttgtatcattcatagttctccccagagggttttagccggttgctccgcccggctgctgtgcctcccccgcccagctctcctcggcagctcttaTCCTCTGCACgtatctcagtgaggctgctctgtgtcatccgttcagaggattggtgctgggatgagaggtgagcacacacagttcagccttcatgtgaaggggacacaggcagccccgacCCCCAtctaataccctgtttccccaattataaggcactgtcttatattttttgaaatgccaaaatatgccctaggtcttattttcagaagactacagtacacatttattgttgaaagtcaatcatgatcacttatgtgccattgattgtccccttctgatcactctgtgccattgattgtccccttctcttctgatcactctgtgccattgattgtccccttctgatcactctatgccattgattgtccccttctgttcactgacttacctttttttctactgtacggccgggtaactccattagggcagggatcagtagcttgcttcctggtgcagaatcgtgggggcgcgtgtgccggcttgttactttcagtttggctctgcactgcagccaggaggagacacacacaggatcgggtatcggaggatgtcttattcacgggtgagtgccttattttaattattttatcaaaaattgggggtgg
This window harbors:
- the LOC140330409 gene encoding cytochrome P450 2C20-like → MVNVDICVFYRKMELSALLSLFITLLITIHFFISWWRQYKQYKILPPGPTPIPFLGTPKYMDIRTSDKDYAKLSQKYGPIFTIWMLSEPMVVLCGYETVRDALVNHAEEFSARPIIPTLDFPTNGYSKNTAMTMEGAIHRNDNEGRGGNP